From the genome of Lotus japonicus ecotype B-129 chromosome 6, LjGifu_v1.2, one region includes:
- the LOC130725224 gene encoding uncharacterized protein LOC130725224: MAAFEGRPLVEAGEHEEEFNDQQEVSSGCAYGCFQSFRLRWWQGNEEGKDLLEPRGDSWVSSKLRKVKEVSEVIAGPKWKTFIRKISGYGKKQQKNRFQYDEHSYALNFSSGAQSEDDDMPPSFSARFGAPFPSGRRQNELL; encoded by the coding sequence ATGGCTGCTTTTGAGGGAAGACCGTTGGTGGAGGCAGGGGAACACGAAGAAGAATTCAATGATCAACAAGAGGTTAGTAGTGGATGTGCGTATGGATGCTTTCAGAGTTTCAGGTTGAGATGGTGGCAGGGTAATGAAGAAGGTAAGGACCTGCTGGAGCCAAGGGGAGATTCCTGGGTGAGTAGCAAGTTGAGGAAGGTGAAGGAGGTTTCAGAAGTGATTGCAGGTCCCAAGTGGAAGACATTCATTAGAAAGATAAGTGGATATGGCAAGAAGCAGCAGAAGAACAGGTTTCAATATGATGAACACAGCTATGCTCTCAACTTCAGTAGTGGGGCTCAgagtgaagatgatgatatgcCTCCCAGTTTCTCAGCTAGGTTTGGTGCTCCTTTCCCCTCTGGGCGTCGCCAGAATGAACTATTATGA